In Nitrospira sp., a genomic segment contains:
- a CDS encoding FAD-dependent oxidoreductase: MNSYDVSIVGAGIVGCAIARELLCRRRAAPIRILVLEQHERPGEEASGRNSGVLHSGIHEPPFSLKERLAREGCRLATAYAPEHGVPLLRAGMIIAVSMEDVRRGLWRDISMLRRLWFNAWRTKTRVRFMTPSGLRACEPHLHACCGIVIPSVSVIDSQAFVQSLKTESEAGGAEFAFNNRVIGVEEAAGSYLISTDRQRIRTTCLINAAGLYADEVAALSMSHKEYVISPVRGEYYELITPEKRSLIGRPVYPALPPQATGKGIHFSPRPNGRVYLGPNEMPVADKADYTSRKTPPGLFVEVLQKFLPSLDERDLRWAYSGIRPRVVTNSRAKSDFIISVDREDPLLINLIGIESPGLSAALALARHVCDLPSLRSRFSSA; this comes from the coding sequence ATGAACTCGTACGATGTCTCCATCGTCGGTGCCGGGATCGTCGGATGTGCGATTGCCAGGGAATTATTGTGCCGGCGCCGAGCCGCGCCGATCCGTATCCTCGTCCTCGAACAGCACGAACGCCCCGGCGAAGAAGCCAGCGGGCGCAACAGCGGCGTCCTCCACAGCGGTATCCATGAACCTCCTTTTTCTCTGAAAGAGAGGCTCGCCCGGGAAGGTTGCCGGTTGGCGACGGCATATGCTCCCGAACATGGCGTCCCGTTGCTCAGAGCCGGTATGATCATCGCTGTCTCGATGGAGGACGTCCGTCGGGGCCTGTGGCGCGACATATCGATGCTGCGGCGCTTGTGGTTCAACGCCTGGAGGACGAAAACGAGGGTGAGGTTCATGACGCCCTCTGGTTTACGGGCTTGCGAACCGCATCTTCACGCCTGCTGTGGAATCGTCATACCAAGCGTCTCCGTCATCGATTCTCAGGCCTTCGTGCAATCGCTCAAGACCGAGTCGGAAGCGGGCGGCGCAGAGTTTGCTTTCAACAATCGGGTCATCGGCGTCGAGGAGGCCGCCGGCTCGTATCTCATTTCCACCGATCGCCAACGGATCCGGACCACCTGCCTCATCAATGCGGCCGGACTCTATGCCGACGAGGTTGCCGCACTGAGCATGTCCCATAAGGAATATGTCATCAGCCCGGTGAGGGGTGAGTATTACGAACTGATCACTCCAGAAAAGCGAAGCCTGATCGGGCGTCCGGTGTATCCTGCGTTACCACCTCAAGCGACCGGCAAGGGAATTCATTTCAGTCCCCGCCCGAACGGACGAGTGTATCTCGGACCGAACGAAATGCCCGTCGCGGACAAAGCGGACTACACCTCGCGCAAGACACCGCCAGGCTTGTTCGTTGAAGTCTTGCAGAAATTCCTGCCCTCCCTGGATGAACGCGATCTTCGTTGGGCCTATTCCGGAATCAGGCCACGTGTCGTGACGAATAGCCGGGCCAAGAGCGACTTCATCATTTCGGTCGACAGGGAAGATCCCCTGTTGATTAATCTGATCGGCATTGAATCACCGGGGCTCTCCGCCGCCTTGGCGCTCGCACGGCATGTTTGCGACCTGCCGTCCCTTCGGAGCAGGTTTTCATCCGCCTAA
- a CDS encoding OmpA family protein gives MIIKLATFALVSIVMLCGNMPVAMAVGDSDGQSSQDELSVARNQLQQAKQKIDDLERQLKQRIGELVLQLHAKDNEIAALITSGHENSKQLRDDLASQTEELNQAKRRIAELEQQLAATGKMQELAQAKRRAAEAEQQTAKKEQELAQAKRRVAEFEQQLAAMGKGQDLTQAKRRAAEADQQMAGKEQELAQAKRRVTDAEQQIAGKELELAQAKRRVTEAELQMAEKEHELAQTKRRVTEVEQQTAGKEQELAQAKRRVTEVEQQTAGREQELTQVKRRVTDTEQQIAGKELELAQAKRRTAEAEQQTAKKEQELAQVKEDLKQATQKLADLNPQLTAKDAELVRTKQLLAELELNSSKQTAPPSAQEEPPSLALLPIDHNLSLTNLLGPDSEVADDGEVLPSNGDLGKVSESLANLLQPELKKGSAALKQRGNKLTLALATSELFSTGDATVTIGGASLLERVGVVLHGFRYQNIEVAGHTDNQPLRNDSRKGFRDNAELSRTRADHAVQVLVSGGLGGDRIKAVGYADSKPIATNETEKGRMKNRRMEIVITQWPESGGTVGDGKAQAGKKVQDTPLKR, from the coding sequence ATGATCATCAAGTTAGCCACCTTTGCTCTTGTCTCCATCGTCATGCTATGCGGAAACATGCCTGTTGCTATGGCCGTTGGAGATTCAGACGGGCAGTCGTCGCAAGACGAATTGAGTGTGGCGAGGAATCAACTCCAGCAGGCCAAGCAAAAGATCGATGATCTCGAGCGACAACTCAAGCAACGGATCGGTGAGCTCGTTCTCCAGCTTCATGCCAAGGATAATGAGATCGCAGCCCTGATAACCAGCGGCCACGAGAATTCCAAGCAGCTTCGAGATGATCTTGCGTCCCAAACTGAGGAGCTCAACCAGGCCAAGCGCCGTATTGCCGAACTTGAACAACAGCTGGCAGCGACGGGAAAAATGCAGGAACTGGCGCAGGCCAAACGGCGCGCCGCCGAAGCCGAACAACAGACGGCAAAGAAAGAACAAGAGCTGGCGCAGGCCAAGCGCCGCGTTGCCGAATTCGAACAACAGCTGGCAGCGATGGGAAAAGGACAGGACCTGACCCAGGCCAAACGGCGCGCCGCTGAAGCCGACCAGCAGATGGCTGGGAAAGAGCAAGAGCTGGCACAGGCCAAGCGCCGGGTCACCGACGCGGAACAGCAGATAGCCGGGAAAGAACTAGAACTGGCTCAGGCTAAGCGCCGTGTCACTGAAGCCGAACTGCAGATGGCGGAGAAAGAGCATGAACTGGCGCAGACCAAACGCCGTGTCACCGAAGTCGAACAACAGACGGCGGGGAAAGAGCAGGAACTGGCGCAGGCCAAGCGCCGTGTCACCGAAGTCGAACAACAGACGGCGGGGAGAGAGCAAGAGCTGACGCAGGTCAAGCGTCGTGTCACCGACACGGAACAGCAGATAGCGGGGAAAGAACTGGAACTGGCGCAGGCTAAGCGCCGCACCGCCGAAGCGGAACAACAGACAGCGAAGAAAGAGCAAGAACTGGCGCAGGTCAAGGAGGACCTCAAACAAGCCACTCAAAAGCTGGCGGATCTCAATCCCCAACTCACGGCAAAAGACGCGGAACTTGTGCGCACGAAGCAATTGCTGGCGGAGCTTGAGCTCAATTCGTCCAAACAAACCGCACCGCCTTCCGCTCAAGAAGAACCTCCCTCGCTTGCTCTGCTACCTATCGATCACAATCTCTCCTTGACCAACCTGCTCGGGCCCGACTCTGAGGTCGCAGATGATGGGGAAGTATTACCATCAAATGGTGACCTCGGCAAAGTGAGCGAAAGCCTTGCGAATCTCTTACAGCCGGAACTCAAGAAGGGCAGTGCGGCCTTGAAGCAGCGAGGAAATAAATTGACCCTCGCATTGGCAACCAGTGAGTTATTTTCCACAGGTGACGCGACAGTCACCATCGGAGGCGCCTCGCTGCTCGAGCGGGTCGGAGTCGTCTTGCATGGATTCCGTTACCAGAACATAGAGGTAGCCGGGCATACCGACAACCAACCGCTCCGGAACGACTCTCGGAAAGGCTTTCGGGATAATGCCGAACTCTCTCGGACCAGGGCCGACCATGCCGTTCAGGTACTGGTCAGCGGGGGGTTAGGGGGCGACCGGATCAAAGCAGTGGGGTACGCAGATAGCAAGCCTATCGCGACGAATGAGACTGAAAAGGGCCGGATGAAGAACCGACGAATGGAAATCGTCATTACACAGTGGCCGGAATCGGGTGGCACTGTGGGCGACGGTAAAGCGCAAGCCGGCAAGAAAGTTCAAGATACTCCGCTCAAACGGTGA
- a CDS encoding trypsin-like peptidase domain-containing protein, which yields MNSHAGSLTLLLVTSMLGSPIHAAEWGKPLGAVYDGPEGKPRPVTPSPGELSADERSTIAVFERATKSVVFIANTAIQQDIWSLNLFEVPQGSGSGFVWSKQGHIVTNFHVIYGADAIKVTLADRSEHEAKLVGADPDHDLAVLQIQVPDGYLEPLAIGASHDLRVGQKVLAIGNPFGLDHTLTTGVVSALGRTIKSMSNRTIEGVIQTDAAINPGNSGGPLLDGAGRLIGVNTQIVSPSGAYAGIGFAVPVDTVNRIVPELIKHGKLIRPGLGVSLVPDAMAKRWGIKGVIIGKVTRGGAADRAGLKGARQTMMGQIQLGDVVVSIAGKPVATIDDLMDVMEAHKVGDQVSVEILRGNRREKVSVILQAVN from the coding sequence GTGAATAGCCACGCCGGATCCCTGACGCTGCTTTTGGTGACGTCGATGCTTGGCTCACCGATCCATGCGGCGGAGTGGGGCAAGCCGCTGGGTGCCGTCTATGACGGCCCTGAAGGGAAGCCGCGTCCGGTGACGCCCTCTCCGGGTGAACTGAGTGCAGATGAGCGATCGACAATCGCGGTGTTTGAGCGAGCGACCAAGTCCGTCGTGTTCATTGCCAACACAGCAATACAACAAGATATCTGGTCGCTCAACCTCTTTGAAGTACCCCAGGGTTCAGGGTCCGGTTTTGTGTGGAGTAAGCAAGGCCACATCGTCACCAACTTTCATGTTATCTACGGGGCCGATGCGATCAAGGTTACGTTGGCCGATCGGAGCGAGCACGAGGCGAAGCTGGTCGGCGCCGACCCCGATCACGATCTGGCGGTACTGCAAATCCAAGTGCCGGATGGTTACTTGGAGCCGTTGGCGATCGGTGCCTCGCATGACTTGCGAGTGGGGCAAAAGGTGTTGGCAATCGGGAATCCATTCGGGCTCGATCATACCTTGACGACCGGAGTCGTGAGTGCGTTGGGACGAACCATCAAATCCATGTCGAATCGGACGATTGAAGGTGTGATCCAGACGGATGCGGCGATCAATCCCGGTAATTCGGGCGGCCCGCTTCTCGACGGGGCTGGGCGATTGATCGGTGTCAACACGCAAATCGTGAGTCCGAGCGGAGCCTATGCCGGGATTGGTTTCGCCGTTCCCGTCGATACGGTGAATCGGATTGTTCCGGAACTCATCAAGCACGGCAAGCTCATCCGTCCGGGGTTGGGCGTCTCTCTCGTGCCGGACGCAATGGCGAAGCGATGGGGGATCAAGGGGGTCATTATCGGCAAGGTGACGCGCGGCGGTGCCGCCGATCGGGCTGGGCTCAAGGGAGCGCGTCAAACCATGATGGGTCAGATTCAACTCGGCGACGTCGTTGTCTCGATCGCCGGAAAGCCGGTGGCCACCATCGATGACCTGATGGATGTGATGGAAGCGCACAAAGTCGGTGATCAAGTCAGCGTGGAGATTCTGCGGGGAAACCGGCGTGAGAAAGTGTCGGTGATTCTTCAGGCGGTCAATTAG
- a CDS encoding HIT family protein, protein MTDVCAACQRTWPREDHFITDLGLSKVYLHDDQFFPGWTVMVFQRHATELFQLAPTERFQLIEEVSRVAKTVADVYQAKKMNYELLGNRLPHIHWHIIPRLASDPAPLEPVWHVPHSPVFLTESALDEAINRLAYPLRKSNH, encoded by the coding sequence ATGACGGACGTATGTGCGGCGTGCCAGAGAACTTGGCCGAGAGAGGACCATTTCATCACAGACCTCGGATTGTCGAAAGTCTATCTCCACGACGACCAATTCTTTCCAGGCTGGACTGTCATGGTCTTCCAGCGCCACGCCACGGAGTTATTCCAACTTGCCCCCACCGAACGCTTTCAGCTGATCGAAGAGGTCAGCCGAGTGGCCAAGACCGTAGCCGATGTCTACCAAGCGAAGAAGATGAACTACGAACTCCTGGGGAACCGACTTCCTCATATCCATTGGCATATCATTCCTCGTCTCGCGAGCGATCCGGCCCCGCTGGAACCGGTCTGGCATGTGCCGCACAGTCCCGTTTTTCTGACGGAGTCAGCGCTTGATGAAGCCATCAACCGCCTAGCGTACCCCCTTCGCAAGTCGAACCACTAG
- a CDS encoding class I SAM-dependent methyltransferase: MNKSAMVYDRPTRVGGSFRDPSGHVYRQGDRIFRTVTNAGKEQFDFVRRSGLFELLIREGRLLPFELIDGPLSSASDGMDESVSYVLEVPKITFVSFPYEWSFPALKAAALLHLDIQLTSLDYNVTLSDASAYNIQFIGATPTFIDHLSFRRYEQGEMWAGHRQFCEQFLSPLLLRSLFGISHNAWYRGSLEGISVIELSRLLTWRHYLKKDLLTHIVLQSWLQRSTVSTLQGQGLNKTTVREGTIPMQAYRKLLTGLRHWISGIEPLQISKSTWQDYAKENSYQAGELGEKAAFVRDFAAQHRPRQLWDFGCNAGVFSKAALEGGAEYVVGFDFDQGALDRCYAEARKDQLPIQSIVMDMANVSPDQGWMGIEREGLGARRSADALVALAVVHHLAISRNIPFGELLDWLVDLAPCGVIEFVPKTDPMVQKLLALRADIFEDYTWGFFTDRIAQKARIDRVLKVGQQGRTLVSYIRHGYEGIRREHPP; the protein is encoded by the coding sequence ATGAATAAGTCGGCGATGGTCTACGATCGACCTACCAGGGTAGGTGGATCTTTTCGGGATCCGAGCGGCCACGTCTATCGTCAGGGTGACCGCATTTTTCGGACTGTCACCAATGCGGGAAAAGAGCAATTCGACTTCGTGCGCCGGTCCGGTCTCTTCGAGTTGCTCATACGAGAAGGACGTCTCTTGCCCTTCGAACTCATTGACGGACCTCTCTCCTCTGCATCTGACGGCATGGACGAATCTGTGTCCTATGTACTTGAAGTGCCGAAGATCACGTTTGTATCGTTCCCTTACGAATGGTCGTTCCCTGCTCTCAAAGCTGCGGCTCTTTTGCATCTGGATATTCAGCTGACTTCGCTTGACTACAATGTGACGCTGTCTGATGCCTCTGCGTACAATATCCAGTTCATAGGCGCCACTCCCACATTTATTGACCATCTCTCATTTCGACGATATGAACAGGGCGAGATGTGGGCGGGGCATCGACAGTTTTGCGAGCAGTTTCTGAGCCCTCTCTTGTTGAGGTCCTTATTCGGCATTTCCCACAATGCATGGTACCGAGGGAGTCTGGAAGGGATTTCAGTCATTGAATTGAGTCGGTTACTAACTTGGCGGCACTACCTCAAGAAGGATTTGTTAACGCATATCGTCCTCCAGTCTTGGCTGCAACGATCGACCGTGTCCACTCTACAGGGACAGGGTCTCAACAAAACTACCGTGAGAGAGGGGACTATCCCCATGCAGGCCTATCGAAAGCTGCTCACCGGCCTGCGTCATTGGATCAGCGGCATTGAGCCTCTTCAGATCAGCAAGTCGACTTGGCAAGACTATGCCAAGGAGAACTCGTACCAGGCCGGCGAATTGGGTGAAAAAGCGGCCTTCGTGCGGGACTTTGCCGCGCAGCATCGCCCTCGGCAGTTGTGGGATTTTGGCTGTAATGCCGGGGTCTTTTCCAAGGCCGCCTTAGAAGGCGGCGCCGAGTACGTAGTCGGGTTTGATTTCGACCAAGGTGCGCTCGACCGGTGCTACGCAGAGGCACGTAAAGATCAGCTGCCTATCCAATCAATTGTGATGGACATGGCCAATGTGAGCCCAGACCAAGGGTGGATGGGAATCGAACGGGAAGGGCTTGGTGCTCGTCGATCGGCCGATGCCCTCGTGGCCCTCGCGGTAGTGCATCACCTGGCTATTTCACGGAACATTCCTTTTGGAGAGCTCTTGGATTGGCTGGTGGATCTTGCTCCTTGTGGGGTCATCGAGTTCGTCCCAAAGACAGATCCTATGGTGCAGAAACTTTTGGCGCTTCGGGCCGATATTTTTGAAGACTATACGTGGGGCTTTTTCACCGACCGCATCGCCCAGAAGGCACGGATCGACCGTGTTCTGAAAGTCGGGCAACAGGGGCGCACCCTCGTGAGTTACATCCGGCACGGATATGAGGGGATCCGCCGAGAGCATCCCCCGTGA
- a CDS encoding IS4 family transposase: MVTVASCFAQMLALIDRADFARAVRQHAAERAAKGFSCWDHLIAMLFCQMGSAHSLREICGGLATALGKLVHLGIRRTPTRSTLAYANAHRPWQLYETLFYQVLTRCQAVAALKRRRFRFKHPLRTLDATIIELCATVFDWARFQRTKGAIKLHLQLDHQGCLPCWALVTDGDTNDVRIAQQLTFAPGTIVVIDRGYLDYARYHRWTVDEVGFVTRPRTNMLYEVLEQRSVPTRGPVLVDEVIRLTSSHAADRCSVPCDR; this comes from the coding sequence ATGGTAACCGTCGCCAGTTGCTTTGCGCAAATGCTCGCCCTGATCGATCGCGCGGACTTCGCTCGGGCCGTTCGACAGCACGCCGCTGAGCGAGCAGCCAAGGGGTTCAGCTGCTGGGATCACTTGATAGCGATGCTGTTTTGTCAGATGGGTAGTGCGCACTCACTTCGAGAAATCTGTGGCGGCTTGGCCACCGCCCTTGGCAAACTCGTCCACCTTGGCATCCGTCGGACACCGACTCGGTCCACGCTGGCCTATGCCAATGCGCATCGGCCCTGGCAGCTGTACGAGACGCTCTTCTATCAAGTCCTCACCCGTTGCCAAGCCGTCGCGGCCTTGAAGCGCCGCCGGTTCCGGTTCAAGCACCCCTTGCGCACCCTCGACGCAACGATCATTGAACTCTGTGCCACGGTGTTCGATTGGGCCAGATTCCAGCGGACGAAGGGGGCGATCAAGCTCCATCTGCAGCTGGATCACCAGGGGTGTTTGCCCTGCTGGGCCCTCGTGACCGACGGCGACACCAACGACGTGCGGATCGCCCAACAGCTCACCTTTGCGCCAGGCACCATCGTGGTGATCGATCGCGGGTATCTCGACTATGCCCGCTATCATCGTTGGACGGTCGACGAGGTGGGATTTGTCACCCGTCCACGCACCAACATGCTCTACGAAGTGCTGGAGCAACGCTCCGTGCCGACACGCGGACCGGTGCTGGTCGATGAGGTGATCCGTCTCACCAGTTCCCATGCGGCTGACCGGTGCTCGGTCCCCTGCGACAGGTGA
- a CDS encoding transposase → MLGPLRQVTIWDERQQRPLRFLTTLMQLAASTIAAIYRERWQIELLFKALKQHLRIKTFVGTSENAVQVQIWIALLAMLLLKFLQLKSTWPWSLSNLAALLRFNLLTYRDLWDWLNAPFERPLLIPAPPQQRLFAT, encoded by the coding sequence GTGCTCGGTCCCCTGCGACAGGTGACGATCTGGGATGAGAGACAGCAGCGGCCGCTACGGTTCCTGACCACTCTCATGCAGCTTGCGGCCAGCACGATTGCCGCCATCTATCGGGAGCGCTGGCAGATCGAACTCCTCTTCAAGGCCTTGAAACAGCATCTCCGGATCAAGACGTTTGTGGGCACGAGTGAGAACGCCGTACAGGTCCAAATCTGGATCGCCCTGCTCGCGATGCTGCTGTTGAAATTTCTGCAGCTGAAGTCCACGTGGCCCTGGAGTCTCTCGAATCTGGCCGCGTTGCTCCGCTTCAATCTGTTGACCTATCGGGATCTGTGGGACTGGCTCAATGCGCCCTTTGAACGGCCGCTGCTCATACCAGCGCCGCCCCAACAGAGGCTATTCGCTACCTGA
- a CDS encoding secondary thiamine-phosphate synthase enzyme YjbQ, with protein MMAVHTVSLTIRMEGETQVDNITKSVADALVGSNLTAGIATVFVKHTTASVMIIEDEPGIRADTKTFWDRLIPPDPRWRHNRVNPGEDNGHSHLRGQLQGPSITIPFAAGRLLLGTWQQIVVVDFDTRARTRELVVQVLGE; from the coding sequence ATGATGGCTGTCCACACCGTTTCCCTGACGATCCGTATGGAAGGTGAGACGCAGGTCGACAACATCACGAAATCGGTGGCCGATGCGTTGGTTGGTTCCAATCTTACAGCCGGAATCGCGACGGTTTTCGTCAAGCACACCACCGCCTCCGTTATGATTATCGAAGATGAACCAGGGATTCGCGCAGACACGAAAACGTTTTGGGATCGTCTCATTCCTCCTGACCCACGTTGGCGGCACAACCGGGTGAATCCCGGGGAAGACAACGGCCACAGCCATCTTCGAGGGCAACTCCAAGGGCCTTCCATCACCATTCCATTTGCAGCCGGCAGACTGCTGCTCGGCACCTGGCAACAAATCGTGGTGGTGGATTTCGATACCCGCGCCAGAACTCGTGAACTCGTCGTGCAGGTTCTGGGTGAATAG
- a CDS encoding isoprenylcysteine carboxylmethyltransferase family protein, whose translation MDNDAAYGVWWLVLINSLFFILFALTFTRPRTGRDWRSLGVFSAFIVALFAEMYGFPLSLYLLSGWLANHYPEVDPFAHDTGHFWHVLLGIPGPAHSDPVHILSEVLVFIGLLLLAASWRILYRAQRAQVLATSGPYALIRHPQYAAFIIIMLGFLLQWPTFPTLVMFPVLVGMYVLLAHEEEAEARAAFGEAYEQYAAVTPAFFPSRRKRGREPESGT comes from the coding sequence ATGGATAATGACGCAGCCTACGGGGTATGGTGGCTCGTCCTCATTAATTCCCTGTTCTTTATTCTTTTTGCGCTGACCTTCACGCGTCCTCGGACGGGACGCGATTGGCGATCCCTTGGAGTCTTCTCCGCGTTTATCGTGGCCCTATTCGCGGAGATGTATGGGTTCCCCCTGAGTTTGTATCTCCTTTCGGGATGGCTGGCGAACCACTATCCGGAGGTCGATCCATTTGCTCACGACACTGGCCATTTCTGGCATGTCTTGCTCGGCATCCCGGGCCCCGCGCACTCTGATCCAGTGCATATTCTCAGTGAGGTGTTGGTCTTTATTGGACTACTGCTGCTGGCGGCCTCGTGGCGCATTTTGTATCGGGCGCAACGTGCCCAAGTCTTGGCCACGAGCGGACCCTATGCCTTGATCAGACATCCTCAGTATGCCGCCTTCATTATCATTATGCTCGGTTTTCTTCTCCAGTGGCCGACCTTTCCGACTCTGGTCATGTTCCCTGTGCTCGTGGGGATGTATGTTCTGCTTGCGCACGAAGAGGAGGCAGAGGCCCGCGCGGCATTCGGCGAGGCTTATGAACAGTATGCGGCGGTAACGCCGGCCTTCTTCCCTTCACGGAGAAAGCGGGGACGAGAACCAGAAAGCGGAACGTAG
- a CDS encoding DUF2235 domain-containing protein: MSGKNIVLCSDGTGNTAIKARGTNVFKLYEAVDIQGHKYDQTLTPQIAFYDDGVGTSRLAPVKLIGGAFGYGFRKNVKDLYTELIHVYEPGDHIYLFGFSRGAYTVRALSGLIQYCGILDVGKVSHVALKRCVNKCWTAFRREAFQRVTESERRKNQPSSDMAKQDRARREACGAIIHDEHAPDGVVTIDFVGVWDTVGAVGMPFEELRDLFNWIYPMRFSELTPSSRITRACHALSIDDDRRTFHPELWNEKGIPAGQVDQVWFAGVHSNVGGGYVKHGMSLVALDWMMAEAERCGLRFIKADREYVHTHQDVHDELYDARAGLGAYYRWEPRDIVKLCRDHHMGLPKIHVSLLERIANGTGCYAPLNLPHQCEVVRTHDEQSWPSDQTLWAIEREIARVQEAGRESARNESLLERMTGTIKSGKMSYYVFVAASIPAIGWWYALPPFPQVAETIAQWCPYPNVVIGGIYACLGGLVWWWSDRVDRRMDAVAQKQWQSHREALRNIFTNARTRRELERAEGGTSAERDSGRFALR, translated from the coding sequence ATGTCTGGGAAAAATATCGTGTTGTGTTCGGATGGAACAGGCAATACCGCCATCAAAGCGCGGGGGACCAACGTCTTTAAGCTGTACGAAGCGGTTGATATCCAGGGCCATAAGTACGACCAGACCTTGACGCCGCAAATTGCATTTTATGATGACGGGGTCGGCACGTCGCGGCTGGCTCCGGTCAAGTTGATCGGCGGCGCCTTCGGCTATGGGTTTCGCAAGAACGTCAAAGACCTCTACACGGAATTGATTCATGTCTACGAGCCTGGTGACCACATCTACCTCTTCGGGTTCAGTCGGGGAGCTTATACAGTCAGGGCTCTCTCAGGTCTCATCCAGTACTGCGGCATTTTGGATGTCGGGAAAGTCAGCCATGTGGCACTCAAGCGTTGCGTGAACAAATGCTGGACGGCGTTTCGACGAGAGGCCTTCCAGAGGGTGACGGAAAGCGAGAGGCGGAAGAATCAGCCGTCGTCCGACATGGCCAAACAAGACCGAGCGCGACGTGAGGCGTGCGGCGCGATCATCCACGATGAACATGCGCCTGATGGGGTCGTGACCATAGATTTTGTGGGAGTATGGGATACGGTCGGGGCAGTCGGGATGCCGTTTGAGGAGCTACGGGATCTGTTCAACTGGATCTATCCCATGCGGTTTTCCGAATTGACTCCCAGTAGCCGCATCACACGTGCCTGCCACGCCTTATCGATCGACGACGACCGCCGGACCTTTCACCCGGAACTGTGGAATGAAAAGGGGATACCTGCCGGACAAGTAGATCAGGTATGGTTTGCCGGTGTGCACTCCAACGTGGGAGGCGGCTACGTGAAGCACGGCATGTCTTTGGTGGCCTTGGACTGGATGATGGCCGAGGCTGAGCGCTGCGGGCTACGTTTTATCAAGGCGGACCGAGAATATGTCCACACACACCAAGATGTGCACGACGAGCTCTATGATGCCCGTGCCGGATTAGGCGCGTACTATCGCTGGGAGCCGCGCGACATCGTGAAACTCTGTCGCGATCATCATATGGGTTTGCCGAAGATTCACGTGAGCTTGCTTGAACGGATTGCCAACGGCACGGGATGCTATGCTCCTCTCAATCTTCCCCATCAGTGTGAAGTGGTCCGCACACATGACGAGCAGTCGTGGCCTTCGGACCAGACTCTATGGGCGATTGAGCGCGAGATTGCGCGTGTTCAAGAGGCAGGGAGAGAATCGGCAAGAAATGAGTCATTACTGGAACGCATGACCGGAACCATCAAAAGCGGAAAGATGTCATATTACGTCTTTGTTGCGGCCTCGATTCCCGCCATCGGTTGGTGGTATGCCTTGCCGCCGTTTCCACAGGTTGCGGAGACCATCGCTCAATGGTGTCCCTATCCCAATGTCGTGATCGGCGGCATCTACGCCTGTCTCGGTGGGCTGGTATGGTGGTGGTCCGACCGGGTCGACCGACGGATGGACGCTGTGGCGCAGAAGCAGTGGCAATCGCATCGTGAAGCGCTACGCAACATCTTCACGAATGCTCGAACGCGGCGAGAACTGGAACGAGCGGAGGGGGGAACATCGGCGGAACGAGATTCAGGTCGTTTCGCATTGAGGTAG
- a CDS encoding 4Fe-4S dicluster domain-containing protein, with protein MALLITDECINCGACLPECPNEAIFETRSDAETKGNHVGDGQGVGDNIYVITHDRCTECVGHFDEPQCAAVCPVDNCCISDPAYPEGTDILLEKAKTLNPDKPIDPAKVWSGVRN; from the coding sequence ATGGCACTGCTGATTACCGATGAATGTATCAACTGTGGCGCTTGCCTGCCGGAATGTCCGAATGAGGCCATCTTCGAAACTCGCAGCGATGCGGAGACGAAGGGGAATCATGTGGGCGACGGCCAGGGAGTGGGGGACAACATTTACGTGATTACTCATGATCGGTGTACCGAGTGTGTCGGCCATTTTGACGAACCCCAATGTGCGGCGGTCTGTCCGGTCGATAATTGTTGTATTTCTGATCCGGCTTATCCGGAGGGAACCGATATCCTGCTGGAAAAAGCGAAGACGCTCAATCCTGACAAGCCTATCGATCCCGCAAAAGTGTGGAGCGGCGTGCGGAACTGA
- a CDS encoding DUF3574 domain-containing protein: MLWNPLGVLLLFASLVGCGTMNVAPCSGDGRFAVQDLLYFGTATPSGHVTPEDWTQFLGEIVTPRFPEGLSAWQASGQWRSASGEVIREPSYVLSLVHPDDVAPNKAVQDIIVTYKTRFQQKAVLRIKAHTCMSL, translated from the coding sequence ATGCTATGGAATCCATTGGGTGTTCTGTTGCTCTTTGCCTCGCTCGTGGGCTGTGGGACGATGAACGTCGCGCCATGCAGCGGCGATGGGCGGTTTGCAGTGCAGGATCTGTTGTATTTCGGAACAGCAACACCATCCGGCCATGTCACGCCGGAAGACTGGACGCAATTCCTTGGCGAGATAGTCACCCCGCGTTTCCCTGAAGGACTCTCGGCCTGGCAGGCCTCCGGCCAATGGCGGTCAGCTTCCGGTGAAGTGATCCGCGAGCCCTCATACGTGCTGAGTCTTGTCCATCCGGACGATGTCGCACCGAACAAGGCCGTTCAGGACATTATCGTGACCTACAAAACACGCTTCCAGCAGAAAGCCGTGCTCCGCATCAAAGCTCATACGTGCATGTCTCTGTAG